A region from the Streptomyces tsukubensis genome encodes:
- a CDS encoding dolichyl-phosphate beta-glucosyltransferase, producing the protein MRDGTKDGTRDGTRDSATDAVREGDGTPAEADRTEADRTGAEGSAGGTAVAAEPAVGPPAGDRSAAEEPRDTDTDTAPARETQPARGRGIADGGIRLSVVVPAYNEAERLLPTLHAVRDHLDADPGRWGSWELIVVDDGSTDDTAAVAREAAADDPRIHVVTSPENHGKGHALRQGVLASYGSRVLVTDADLATPIEELDHLDTLLTDRDAAAVIGSRAHPDSRIDVHQWRGREWLGRAGNLLIQAVAVPGLRDTQCGFKLFDGERARAAFAASVLDGWAIDVEILRHFRRSDWPVVEAPVRWSHRPGSKVRPLDYARVLGELVRLRTAAPARTGLRTDLLIGFLFCLVSLVLYQNLWADLDRGYLADAGQDQNQWEWFFAVTADNVVNFRNPLFSHAQNAPDGVNLMANTVMLGLSVPLTPVTLLLGPTVTWAIVLTFGLAATAIAWYWLIVRRITGPAARARSGSRAGAGAGTEGTSHRWAAALGAAVAAFAPPMISHGNAHPNFLVLFVIPLLVDRALRLCEGRRVVRDGIVLGLLAAYQIFIGEEPLLLAAMGMLLFALFYALLDREAARRSWRPLLRGIGIGLAVCLPLVAGPLAWQFFGPQSYSGVLHGSETYNSPRAFLEFAGRSLLGTDERADPLAMNRTEQNAFYGWPLIALVAGIVVQWWRRTLVAALALTAGAAALLSLGAEIPVPLTDHSVPGPWAPLGKAPLFEAVIESRVAMICAPVLGMILAVAAVRLAGQPRRTVRILGAAALAAALVPIVPTPYPVRERNTVPAFVTEGTYRDYLGPGESMVIVPLPNPGDADALHWQSTTGFRFPIAGGYFMGPWGPDDLGIYGAVPRHTANLLSDVRHSGKVPDIGPLQREQARADLQDWRAGVVVLPPQYNEDPLQEALEALLERPGRWVGGVLVWDVGDLVRRG; encoded by the coding sequence ATGAGAGACGGTACGAAGGACGGCACGAGGGACGGTACGAGGGACAGCGCGACGGACGCGGTACGCGAAGGCGACGGCACGCCCGCCGAGGCCGACCGGACCGAGGCCGACAGGACCGGGGCCGAGGGGTCCGCCGGAGGTACGGCCGTCGCAGCGGAGCCGGCCGTCGGCCCGCCCGCGGGTGACCGGTCCGCCGCCGAGGAGCCCCGCGATACCGACACCGACACCGCCCCCGCCCGCGAGACGCAGCCCGCCCGGGGCCGGGGCATCGCCGACGGCGGGATCCGGCTCAGCGTCGTCGTCCCCGCCTACAACGAGGCCGAACGCCTGCTGCCCACCCTCCACGCCGTCCGCGACCACCTCGACGCCGACCCCGGCCGCTGGGGCTCCTGGGAGCTGATCGTCGTCGACGACGGCTCCACCGACGACACCGCCGCCGTCGCCCGCGAAGCCGCCGCCGACGACCCCCGCATCCATGTCGTCACCAGCCCCGAGAACCACGGCAAGGGCCACGCCCTGCGCCAGGGCGTCCTCGCCTCGTACGGCAGCCGGGTCCTCGTCACCGACGCCGATCTGGCCACCCCCATCGAGGAGCTCGACCACCTCGACACCCTGCTCACCGACCGGGACGCGGCCGCGGTCATCGGCTCCCGCGCCCACCCCGACTCCCGGATCGACGTCCACCAGTGGCGCGGCCGCGAGTGGCTCGGCCGGGCCGGAAACCTGCTGATACAGGCCGTCGCCGTACCCGGGCTGCGGGACACCCAGTGCGGCTTCAAGCTCTTCGACGGCGAACGCGCCCGCGCGGCCTTCGCCGCCTCCGTACTCGACGGCTGGGCCATCGACGTCGAGATCCTCCGCCACTTCCGGCGCTCGGACTGGCCCGTGGTGGAAGCGCCCGTGCGCTGGTCGCACCGGCCGGGCTCCAAGGTGCGGCCGCTGGACTACGCCCGGGTCCTGGGCGAACTCGTCCGGCTGCGGACCGCCGCGCCGGCCCGTACCGGCCTCCGCACCGACCTCCTTATCGGGTTCCTGTTCTGTCTGGTGTCCCTGGTCCTCTACCAAAACCTCTGGGCCGATCTCGACCGCGGCTATCTCGCGGACGCGGGCCAGGACCAGAACCAGTGGGAGTGGTTCTTCGCGGTCACCGCCGACAACGTCGTCAACTTCCGCAACCCCCTCTTCAGCCATGCCCAGAACGCCCCCGACGGGGTGAATCTGATGGCGAACACGGTGATGCTCGGGCTCTCCGTGCCGCTCACCCCCGTCACCCTCCTCCTCGGCCCCACCGTCACCTGGGCCATCGTCCTCACCTTCGGCCTCGCCGCCACCGCCATCGCCTGGTACTGGCTGATCGTCCGCCGCATCACGGGACCCGCGGCCAGGGCCCGTTCCGGATCCCGGGCAGGAGCGGGGGCGGGAACAGAAGGGACCAGCCACCGCTGGGCCGCCGCCCTCGGCGCCGCCGTCGCCGCCTTCGCGCCGCCGATGATCTCCCACGGCAACGCCCACCCCAACTTCCTCGTCCTGTTCGTGATCCCCCTCCTCGTCGACCGGGCGCTCCGGCTCTGCGAGGGCCGCCGGGTGGTCCGCGACGGGATCGTGCTCGGCCTGCTGGCCGCGTACCAGATCTTCATCGGCGAGGAGCCGCTGCTGCTCGCCGCCATGGGCATGCTGCTCTTCGCGCTCTTCTACGCCCTGCTGGACCGCGAGGCCGCCCGCCGCTCCTGGCGCCCGCTGCTGCGCGGCATCGGGATCGGGCTCGCGGTCTGTCTGCCGCTGGTCGCCGGGCCGCTGGCCTGGCAGTTCTTCGGGCCGCAGAGCTACTCGGGGGTGCTGCACGGCTCCGAGACGTACAACAGTCCCCGCGCCTTCCTCGAATTCGCGGGCCGTTCGCTGCTCGGTACGGACGAGCGCGCCGACCCGCTGGCGATGAACCGCACCGAGCAGAACGCCTTCTACGGCTGGCCGCTGATCGCGCTGGTCGCGGGCATCGTGGTCCAGTGGTGGCGCCGGACCCTCGTCGCCGCCCTCGCCCTGACCGCCGGGGCCGCGGCGCTGCTCTCCCTCGGCGCGGAGATCCCGGTCCCGCTGACCGACCACTCCGTGCCCGGCCCGTGGGCGCCGCTCGGCAAGGCGCCGCTGTTCGAGGCCGTCATCGAGTCGCGGGTGGCGATGATCTGCGCGCCCGTGCTCGGCATGATCCTCGCCGTGGCGGCCGTACGGCTCGCCGGGCAGCCCCGCCGGACGGTACGGATCCTGGGCGCGGCGGCGCTGGCCGCGGCGCTGGTCCCCATCGTGCCCACCCCCTATCCGGTACGGGAACGGAACACCGTCCCCGCCTTCGTCACCGAGGGCACCTACCGCGACTACCTGGGGCCCGGCGAGTCGATGGTGATCGTGCCGCTGCCGAACCCGGGAGACGCCGACGCCCTGCACTGGCAGTCCACGACCGGCTTCCGCTTCCCGATCGCCGGGGGCTACTTCATGGGTCCCTGGGGCCCGGACGACCTCGGTATCTACGGAGCCGTACCCCGCCACACCGCCAACCTCCTGAGCGATGTGCGCCATTCCGGAAAGGTCCCGGACATCGGCCCGCTCCAGCGCGAGCAGGCCCGTGCCGATCTCCAGGACTGGCGGGCGGGCGTCGTCGTCCTGCCGCCGCAGTACAACGAGGATCCGCTCCAGGAGGCGCTGGAGGCGCTGCTGGAGCGGCCCGGCCGATGGGTCGGCGGGGTGCTGGTGTGGGACGTGGGGGACCTGGTGCGCAGGGGGTAG
- a CDS encoding YbaB/EbfC family nucleoid-associated protein, with protein sequence MFPGGGQPNMQQLLQQAQKMQQDLAQAQEELARTEVDGQAGGGLVKATVTGSGELRALVIDPKAVDPEDTETLADLVVAAVQAANENAQQLAQQKLGPLTQGLGGMPGLPF encoded by the coding sequence GTGTTCCCCGGTGGTGGCCAGCCCAATATGCAGCAGCTCCTCCAGCAGGCCCAGAAGATGCAGCAGGACCTCGCGCAGGCCCAGGAGGAACTGGCGCGGACCGAGGTCGACGGGCAGGCGGGCGGCGGTCTGGTCAAGGCCACCGTGACCGGCTCCGGTGAACTGCGCGCCCTGGTGATCGACCCCAAGGCGGTCGACCCCGAGGACACCGAGACCCTCGCGGACCTCGTGGTCGCCGCCGTACAGGCCGCCAACGAGAACGCACAGCAGCTGGCGCAGCAGAAGCTCGGCCCGCTGACGCAGGGGCTGGGCGGGATGCCGGGTCTGCCGTTCTGA
- the recR gene encoding recombination mediator RecR, with product MYEGVVQDLIDELGRLPGVGPKSAQRIAFHILQAEPADVRRLAHALLEVKDKVRFCSVCGNVAQQEQCNICRDPRRDPSVICVVEESKDVVAVERTREFRGRYHVLGGAISPIEGVGPDDLRIRELLARLADGTVTELILATDPNLEGEATATYLARMIKPMGLKVTRLASGLPVGGDLEYADEVTLGRAFEGRRLLDV from the coding sequence TTGTACGAAGGCGTGGTTCAGGATCTGATCGACGAGCTGGGCAGGCTGCCCGGCGTCGGTCCCAAGAGCGCGCAGCGGATCGCCTTCCACATCCTCCAGGCCGAACCGGCCGACGTCCGCCGGCTCGCCCACGCCCTGCTGGAAGTGAAGGACAAGGTCCGCTTCTGCTCCGTCTGCGGCAACGTCGCCCAGCAGGAACAGTGCAACATCTGCCGCGACCCGCGCCGCGACCCCTCCGTCATCTGTGTGGTGGAGGAGTCGAAGGACGTCGTGGCGGTCGAGCGGACCCGTGAGTTCCGGGGCCGCTACCACGTGCTCGGCGGGGCGATCAGCCCCATCGAGGGCGTCGGCCCCGACGACCTGCGGATCCGGGAGCTGCTGGCGCGGCTCGCGGACGGCACGGTCACCGAGCTGATCCTGGCCACGGACCCCAATCTGGAGGGCGAGGCCACGGCCACCTACCTGGCCCGGATGATCAAACCCATGGGTTTGAAGGTCACCCGGCTGGCCAGTGGTCTCCCTGTGGGGGGAGACTTGGAATACGCCGACGAGGTCACGCTGGGACGTGCCTTCGAGGGGAGACGACTTCTCGATGTCTGA
- a CDS encoding SLATT domain-containing protein — protein MSQPEMQPGGPAPEERSERSEPPRGDLTGRPFPLGDWGEPAERLDELYRWVEAAALRTVDWYLADRVWKRRTGRLLRLGTALGTIAGAALPLLDLTGRLAGAAGWGYLSLLLGAACHACDRYFGVTAGWMRNMATAQAVQRRLQMLQFDWASESVREILGPTDGTASEAAERCLAVLRRFSEDIQELVRAETADWMRSFHGGLDALVLQSGTLPGPGAASARGPEPGAPGLRTALPPGARPNMPRQRPPEPPR, from the coding sequence GTGAGCCAGCCGGAGATGCAGCCCGGGGGCCCGGCCCCGGAGGAGCGGAGCGAACGGAGCGAGCCGCCGCGCGGTGATCTGACCGGACGGCCCTTCCCGCTGGGCGACTGGGGCGAGCCCGCCGAGCGCCTCGACGAGCTGTACCGCTGGGTGGAGGCGGCCGCGCTGCGGACGGTGGACTGGTATCTGGCGGACCGGGTCTGGAAGCGGCGTACGGGGCGGCTGCTGCGGCTCGGTACGGCCCTGGGCACCATCGCCGGGGCCGCCCTCCCCCTGCTGGACCTGACCGGCCGGCTGGCGGGCGCCGCGGGGTGGGGCTATCTTTCGCTGCTCCTGGGCGCGGCCTGCCATGCCTGCGACCGCTACTTCGGGGTCACCGCGGGATGGATGCGGAATATGGCGACCGCGCAGGCCGTGCAGCGGCGGTTGCAGATGCTGCAATTCGACTGGGCTTCGGAGAGCGTACGGGAGATCCTCGGCCCGACCGACGGCACCGCGAGCGAGGCGGCGGAGCGCTGTCTCGCGGTGCTGCGGCGCTTCTCGGAGGACATCCAGGAGCTGGTACGGGCCGAGACCGCGGACTGGATGCGCTCCTTCCACGGCGGTCTGGATGCGCTGGTGCTCCAGTCGGGCACTCTGCCGGGCCCCGGCGCCGCCTCGGCGCGCGGGCCGGAGCCGGGCGCCCCCGGGCTCCGTACCGCACTCCCTCCGGGCGCCCGCCCGAACATGCCGCGCCAGCGCCCGCCGGAGCCGCCCCGCTGA